In one Candidatus Woesearchaeota archaeon B3_Woes genomic region, the following are encoded:
- the pyrG gene encoding CTP synthetase (CTP synthase; cytidine triphosphate synthetase; catalyzes the ATP-dependent amination of UTP to CTP with either L-glutamine or ammonia as the source of nitrogen; in Escherichia coli this enzyme forms a homotetramer) yields MVKYIVVAGGVMSGVGKGVTTASIGKILQEYGYKTTAIKIDPYINCDAGTLRPTEHGEVWVTDDGGEIDQDLGNYERFLDIDILKKNNITTGQVYQAIIEKERTGKYLGETVQFIPHVPEEIKKRVREASEGYDVCLIEIGGTIGDFENLPFLFAMKSLERDLGKNNLIYILITYLPIMGHLKEMKTKPTQQAIRLLSENGIFPDFIVCRAVNPLDDVRKKKIETYANIASKYVISEPDVKTIYEVPLDLEKDDLGKKILEKLDLTPKKTPDFKEWSKLVDAIRNPKTKKKIAIIGKYVDIGDYNLIDSYLSINQALIHASSLLDVGVDMEWIDSKKLENDEKEVENLKNYDGIIVPGGFGTSGTEGKIKAIEFTRLNNIPFLGLCLGMQFAVIEFARNVCNLEGANSVEINPDTKHPVIDMLEEQKEILYESRYGASMRLGSYPAELKKDTKVWELYGKKDKIHERHRHRYEVNPEFIQQLEEKGLVFSGVSPDRKLMEFLELPDHKFFVATQSHPEFKSRFGKSAPLFYGFLNSML; encoded by the coding sequence ATGGTTAAATATATCGTCGTAGCAGGAGGTGTAATGAGTGGTGTTGGCAAGGGTGTTACTACAGCTTCTATTGGCAAAATACTGCAAGAGTATGGATATAAAACAACAGCAATAAAAATAGACCCTTATATTAATTGTGACGCTGGAACACTAAGACCAACAGAACACGGAGAAGTATGGGTCACAGATGATGGAGGGGAAATTGACCAGGATTTAGGAAACTATGAAAGGTTTTTAGATATAGATATTCTCAAAAAAAACAATATTACAACCGGTCAGGTCTATCAGGCAATAATAGAAAAAGAAAGAACAGGAAAATACCTAGGGGAAACAGTACAATTTATTCCCCATGTTCCAGAAGAAATAAAGAAAAGAGTAAGAGAAGCTTCTGAAGGATATGATGTTTGTTTAATTGAAATAGGCGGAACAATAGGAGATTTTGAAAACCTCCCCTTCTTATTTGCAATGAAAAGCCTAGAAAGAGATTTAGGTAAAAATAACTTAATCTACATCTTAATAACATATCTTCCTATTATGGGCCATCTAAAAGAAATGAAAACAAAACCAACACAACAAGCTATTAGATTATTAAGCGAAAACGGAATATTTCCTGATTTTATTGTTTGTAGAGCTGTAAACCCTTTAGACGATGTTAGGAAAAAGAAAATAGAAACATACGCTAATATAGCTTCAAAATATGTTATCTCAGAACCAGATGTTAAAACAATATATGAAGTACCTCTTGATTTGGAAAAAGATGATTTAGGCAAAAAAATACTTGAAAAATTAGACCTAACTCCTAAAAAAACACCAGATTTTAAAGAATGGTCTAAGCTAGTTGATGCTATAAGAAATCCCAAAACAAAAAAGAAAATTGCTATAATTGGCAAGTATGTTGATATTGGAGATTATAATCTAATAGATTCTTATTTGTCAATAAACCAGGCATTAATCCATGCCAGCAGTTTATTAGATGTTGGGGTAGATATGGAATGGATTGACAGTAAAAAACTTGAAAATGATGAAAAAGAAGTTGAAAACCTGAAAAATTATGATGGAATAATTGTTCCAGGAGGATTTGGAACAAGTGGAACAGAAGGAAAAATAAAAGCAATTGAATTTACAAGACTAAACAATATACCTTTCTTAGGATTGTGCTTAGGAATGCAATTTGCAGTAATAGAATTTGCAAGAAACGTTTGTAATCTAGAAGGTGCAAATTCAGTAGAGATAAATCCAGACACAAAACATCCTGTTATAGATATGCTAGAAGAACAAAAAGAAATTCTTTATGAAAGCAGATATGGAGCATCTATGAGGCTTGGATCTTATCCAGCAGAACTAAAAAAAGACACAAAAGTATGGGAATTATATGGAAAAAAAGACAAAATACACGAAAGACACAGGCACAGATATGAAGTAAATCCAGAATTCATACAACAATTAGAAGAAAAAGGATTAGTATTTTCAGGTGTTTCTCCTGACAGAAAACTAATGGAATTTTTAGAACTACCTGATCATAAATTCTTTGTAGCAACACAATCTCATCCTGAATTTAAATCAAGATTCGGAAAATCAGCACCTTTATTCTACGGATTTCTTAACTCCATGTTGTAA
- a CDS encoding UMP kinase — MKTVVLSLGGSLIAPKGVDYSFLKKFRKPILDFIKKGNRVIIVCGGGKTCRKYINAASKITKISNENLDRLGIKATELNAELVRVIFAKYAYYKIEQDYHKKNLKFKILLSCGYLPGSSSDYDAVMWAKNYNADYLVNMTNVDYVYTKDPKYKDAKKIEALDWNTLQKIVGTKWKAGSNFPFDPIATKIAKKAKLKLAFLNGKNIKNFEKFLNGKKFKGSIIS, encoded by the coding sequence ATGAAAACAGTTGTTTTATCATTAGGAGGATCATTAATAGCACCAAAAGGTGTTGATTATTCTTTCTTAAAAAAATTCAGAAAACCAATCCTAGATTTTATAAAAAAAGGAAACAGGGTTATAATTGTGTGTGGTGGAGGAAAAACCTGTAGAAAATATATTAATGCAGCTAGCAAAATAACAAAAATATCTAATGAAAATCTAGATAGGTTAGGAATCAAAGCTACTGAATTAAATGCAGAGCTTGTCAGAGTTATTTTTGCTAAATATGCATATTATAAAATTGAACAGGATTATCATAAGAAAAATCTTAAATTTAAAATACTTCTAAGTTGTGGATATTTACCTGGATCTTCATCCGACTATGATGCAGTTATGTGGGCAAAGAACTATAATGCAGATTACTTAGTTAATATGACAAATGTAGATTATGTTTATACAAAAGATCCAAAATATAAAGATGCAAAAAAAATAGAAGCACTTGACTGGAATACTCTACAAAAAATAGTTGGAACTAAATGGAAAGCAGGTTCAAACTTCCCTTTTGACCCTATTGCTACAAAAATAGCAAAAAAAGCCAAACTAAAACTAGCGTTTCTAAATGGAAAAAACATAAAAAACTTTGAAAAATTCCTTAATGGAAAAAAGTTCAAAGGAAGCATAATTTCTTAA
- a CDS encoding ATP-dependent protease LonB, with the protein MAKFKFKSTAEIKTPKKIIDQVIGQDSAVNIIRKAAAQRRHVLLIGEPGTGKSMLGIGLAELLPKEKLVDIVAFPNPNDENTPLIRTLPAGKGRETVSKSKMQNFGSVKNQTVLLFILVVLSMITPWWVRKEYNSDVMFAAFFIGGMMFLGIFVLYLNLSKRMPEGKSHSPKVIVDNFDKKQSPFFDATGAHAGALLGDVLHDPFQSGGLGTPAHERVVAGMIHKAHMGVLFIDEIATLQTATQQEMLSALQEGKFSITGQSERSAGAMVRTEPVPCGFILIAAGNYETLKHMHPALRSRIRGYGYEVYMESTMPDNEKNRKKLRVFVAQEVQKDKKIPHFSKDAVEEIIREAQKMANRKGHLTLRLRELGGLVRAAGDVAVKDNKKLVQKNHIEDAKKLSRSLEKQIADKYIERKKEYEVIVTEGKRVGRVNGLAVMGGEDTYSGIILPIESQVTPGGKEKEIIATGKLGEIAKEAVKNVSAIIKKYFGEDIKEKYDIYVQFLQTYEGVEGDSASIAIAISIISALKKIPIKQDTALTGSLSVRGDVLPIGGVSAKVEAALEAGIKNVIVPKSNLRDIIIDPDKLKKIKIIPVEKVEEVLKHALVWNGKERILKKINKG; encoded by the coding sequence ATGGCTAAATTTAAGTTTAAATCAACAGCTGAGATAAAGACTCCTAAAAAGATTATTGATCAGGTTATTGGGCAGGATAGTGCTGTGAATATAATTAGAAAAGCTGCAGCACAACGTAGGCATGTTCTTTTGATAGGTGAGCCAGGTACTGGTAAATCTATGTTAGGAATTGGTTTAGCTGAATTATTGCCTAAAGAAAAGTTGGTTGATATTGTTGCGTTTCCAAATCCCAATGATGAAAATACTCCTTTGATAAGAACTTTGCCTGCTGGTAAAGGGCGTGAGACAGTTAGTAAATCAAAGATGCAGAATTTTGGTTCTGTTAAAAATCAAACTGTTTTGTTGTTTATATTGGTTGTATTATCTATGATAACTCCTTGGTGGGTTAGAAAAGAGTATAATTCAGATGTAATGTTTGCTGCTTTTTTTATTGGGGGTATGATGTTTTTGGGTATATTTGTTTTGTATCTTAATTTAAGCAAAAGAATGCCTGAAGGAAAGTCACACTCTCCTAAAGTAATAGTTGATAATTTTGATAAAAAACAATCTCCTTTTTTTGATGCTACTGGTGCTCATGCTGGTGCTTTACTAGGAGATGTACTTCATGATCCATTCCAATCAGGAGGATTGGGTACTCCTGCACACGAAAGAGTTGTAGCTGGTATGATCCATAAAGCGCATATGGGTGTATTATTTATAGATGAGATTGCGACATTGCAAACAGCAACACAACAAGAGATGTTATCTGCTTTACAAGAAGGTAAATTTTCTATAACAGGTCAATCTGAGAGATCTGCTGGAGCAATGGTCAGAACAGAACCTGTTCCATGTGGATTTATTTTAATTGCTGCAGGAAATTATGAAACACTAAAGCATATGCATCCTGCTTTAAGATCTAGAATAAGGGGATATGGTTATGAAGTTTATATGGAAAGCACTATGCCTGATAATGAAAAGAATAGAAAGAAATTACGAGTATTTGTTGCACAAGAGGTTCAAAAGGATAAAAAAATACCTCATTTTAGTAAAGATGCTGTTGAAGAGATAATTAGAGAAGCTCAAAAGATGGCTAATAGAAAAGGCCATTTAACATTAAGGTTAAGAGAATTAGGTGGGCTTGTTAGGGCTGCTGGTGATGTTGCTGTTAAAGATAATAAAAAGCTTGTTCAGAAAAATCACATAGAAGATGCTAAAAAGCTTTCAAGGAGTTTAGAAAAGCAGATTGCTGATAAATATATTGAAAGGAAAAAAGAGTATGAAGTTATTGTTACAGAAGGTAAGAGGGTTGGAAGGGTTAATGGATTAGCTGTTATGGGGGGTGAAGATACTTATTCTGGAATCATACTGCCAATAGAATCTCAGGTAACACCTGGAGGAAAAGAAAAAGAGATTATTGCAACAGGAAAGTTGGGTGAAATAGCAAAAGAGGCTGTAAAAAATGTTTCTGCTATTATTAAGAAATATTTTGGTGAAGATATAAAAGAAAAGTATGATATTTATGTTCAGTTTTTACAAACATATGAAGGTGTTGAAGGAGATTCAGCAAGTATTGCCATAGCAATATCTATTATTTCTGCTTTGAAGAAGATACCTATAAAACAAGACACTGCGTTAACTGGTTCATTATCTGTTAGGGGAGATGTGCTGCCTATTGGAGGAGTGAGTGCTAAGGTTGAAGCTGCTTTAGAAGCTGGAATAAAGAATGTTATTGTGCCTAAGAGCAATTTAAGAGATATAATAATTGATCCTGATAAATTAAAGAAGATAAAGATAATACCTGTGGAAAAAGTTGAGGAAGTTCTTAAGCATGCTTTAGTTTGGAATGGTAAGGAAAGAATTTTAAAGAAAATTAATAAGGGTTAG
- a CDS encoding MBL fold hydrolase has product MEIRLFGAAKTVTGSCYSLITKKDKILIDCGMFQGPKKMTKLNYDDFGFIPKEYGALLLTHAHLDHCGRIPKLVKHGFKGKIYSTPATKDLAFIVMMDSANIALHDTEHENRRRARDGLPPREPIYTEQDVKKAMTLFKLVEYDKPIKINESVTAKFYDAGHILGASFIQLEAEEKTIVFSGDLGHIDSPIVRNPEVIKKADYLFIESTYGDRLHSPIKERKNKFLEVIRDTHQRGGKLMIPSFAIERAQELLYNLNEFVEKKLMPPMNVFIDSPMAIKTTEVFKKHPECYDEELKALLKSGDNPFTFPGLVYSKTVDDSKKINTIKKTCIIIAGSGMCTGGRIKHHIKNNIEDSKSTLLFVGYQVEGTLGYWIKKGEKSVRLLGTELMVKSKIESIDSFSGHADYNGLLNWLNHFSPKPKKVFVVHGDEESTISFSKKVQKMGMKTHIPSMGEKIVL; this is encoded by the coding sequence ATGGAAATAAGACTTTTTGGAGCAGCTAAAACAGTTACTGGTTCTTGTTATAGTTTAATTACAAAGAAAGATAAAATTCTTATTGATTGTGGAATGTTTCAAGGTCCTAAGAAAATGACAAAACTAAATTATGATGATTTTGGTTTTATCCCAAAAGAATACGGGGCTTTGCTTTTAACTCATGCTCATTTAGACCATTGTGGCAGGATTCCTAAACTAGTCAAACATGGGTTTAAGGGTAAAATTTATTCAACTCCTGCTACAAAAGATTTAGCTTTTATTGTGATGATGGATTCTGCTAATATTGCCTTGCATGATACTGAACATGAAAACAGAAGAAGAGCAAGAGATGGATTACCACCTAGAGAACCAATCTATACTGAGCAAGATGTAAAAAAAGCTATGACTTTGTTTAAATTAGTAGAATATGATAAACCTATTAAGATTAATGAGAGTGTAACTGCAAAATTTTATGATGCTGGTCATATACTTGGTGCGTCTTTTATTCAATTAGAAGCAGAAGAAAAAACTATTGTGTTTTCAGGAGATTTAGGGCATATTGATAGTCCTATTGTTAGAAATCCTGAAGTTATTAAAAAAGCAGATTATTTATTTATTGAGTCAACATATGGAGACAGACTTCACTCTCCTATTAAAGAGAGAAAAAATAAATTTTTAGAAGTTATTAGAGATACTCATCAAAGAGGAGGCAAACTTATGATACCTTCTTTTGCAATTGAGAGAGCCCAGGAATTATTGTATAATCTAAATGAGTTTGTTGAAAAGAAACTTATGCCTCCTATGAATGTTTTTATAGATTCTCCTATGGCAATAAAGACAACAGAAGTTTTTAAAAAACACCCTGAGTGTTATGATGAGGAGTTAAAGGCTCTTTTAAAAAGTGGAGACAATCCATTTACTTTTCCTGGTTTGGTTTATTCAAAAACAGTAGATGATTCAAAAAAGATTAATACTATTAAAAAAACATGTATAATTATTGCTGGTTCTGGTATGTGTACAGGAGGCAGAATAAAACATCATATAAAAAATAATATTGAGGATTCTAAAAGCACATTATTGTTTGTTGGTTATCAAGTAGAAGGAACTTTGGGTTATTGGATTAAAAAAGGGGAAAAGAGTGTAAGATTGTTAGGAACAGAATTAATGGTAAAATCAAAAATTGAATCTATTGATAGTTTTTCAGGACATGCTGATTATAATGGCTTACTTAATTGGCTAAACCATTTTTCACCTAAACCAAAAAAGGTTTTTGTTGTTCATGGTGATGAGGAAAGTACTATTTCTTTTTCTAAAAAAGTTCAGAAGATGGGAATGAAAACCCATATTCCTAGTATGGGCGAGAAGATTGTTTTATAA
- the rpl7ae gene encoding 50S ribosomal protein L7ae (multifunctional protein; binds C/D boxes of sRNAs and guides RNA post-transcriptional modification; also binds KT-15 motif in 23S rRNA): MADEISKEIVDKIYEAIEVAKSTGKIKKGTNEVTKAIEKGTAKIVTYAKDVNPPEITMHIPLLCEEKGISCAPVPSKEELGAAAGIGVSTVSVAITEEGEATKLVKEINEKLKK, translated from the coding sequence ATGGCAGATGAAATTTCAAAAGAAATAGTAGATAAAATTTATGAGGCAATTGAAGTAGCTAAATCTACAGGAAAAATCAAAAAAGGAACAAACGAAGTTACAAAGGCAATAGAAAAAGGAACAGCAAAAATTGTTACATATGCAAAAGATGTTAATCCTCCTGAAATAACAATGCACATACCTTTATTATGTGAAGAAAAAGGAATTAGTTGTGCACCTGTTCCAAGCAAAGAAGAATTAGGAGCTGCTGCTGGAATCGGAGTTTCAACAGTAAGTGTTGCTATAACTGAAGAAGGAGAAGCTACAAAATTAGTCAAAGAAATTAATGAAAAGCTAAAGAAGTAA
- a CDS encoding 30S ribosomal protein S28e, with the protein MENKTEDKKPRKGKPVDAKKSSAVHFTRAVPASVEEIVGRTGTRGEAIQVRCKVLEGRDQNKVLRRNVKGPVKIGDTLMLRETEIEAQRLNQNRGQ; encoded by the coding sequence ATGGAAAACAAAACAGAAGACAAAAAACCTAGAAAAGGTAAACCAGTAGACGCAAAGAAAAGTTCTGCAGTTCATTTTACTAGAGCAGTTCCTGCAAGCGTTGAAGAGATTGTAGGAAGAACAGGTACAAGAGGAGAAGCCATCCAAGTAAGGTGTAAAGTCTTAGAAGGCCGTGACCAAAATAAAGTTTTAAGAAGAAACGTAAAAGGACCTGTAAAAATAGGAGATACATTAATGCTTAGAGAAACCGAAATAGAAGCTCAAAGATTAAATCAAAACAGAGGTCAATAA
- a CDS encoding 50S ribosomal protein L24e, which produces MVTCGYCGKEIKPGTNKLFVFKTGKTINFCSRKCEKNQLKLKRTARNFKWTKHYEKGA; this is translated from the coding sequence ATGGTAACATGCGGTTATTGCGGCAAGGAAATCAAACCAGGAACAAATAAACTATTTGTTTTTAAAACTGGTAAAACAATTAATTTTTGTTCTAGAAAATGTGAAAAAAACCAATTAAAATTAAAAAGAACAGCCAGAAATTTTAAATGGACAAAACATTATGAAAAAGGTGCTTAA
- a CDS encoding nucleoside-diphosphate kinase, with amino-acid sequence MIEKTLVLIKPDGIQRSLAGKIITRFEDAGLKIIGMKMEWVDEKFAEKHYFDIKKRYDKRIFDNLSQYLREGPVIAMVLEGVNAVSTVRKITGSTYPNEAQPGTIRGDFAHISKDYANKHKKKVGNLIHASANPKEAKYEINLWFKKQELHTYKTVHDVHVL; translated from the coding sequence ATGATAGAAAAAACATTAGTATTAATCAAACCAGATGGCATACAAAGATCATTAGCTGGTAAAATTATAACAAGGTTTGAAGATGCTGGACTAAAAATAATCGGCATGAAAATGGAATGGGTTGATGAAAAATTTGCTGAGAAACATTATTTTGATATAAAAAAAAGATACGATAAAAGGATATTTGACAATCTGTCACAATACTTAAGAGAAGGGCCGGTTATTGCAATGGTTCTCGAAGGAGTAAATGCAGTTTCTACTGTTAGAAAGATTACAGGAAGCACATATCCTAATGAAGCCCAACCAGGAACAATAAGAGGAGATTTTGCACATATATCTAAAGATTATGCAAACAAACACAAAAAGAAAGTTGGAAATTTAATTCATGCTTCTGCAAATCCTAAAGAAGCTAAATATGAAATTAATTTATGGTTCAAAAAACAAGAACTTCACACTTATAAAACAGTTCATGATGTACATGTTCTATAG
- a CDS encoding elongation factor EF-2, whose amino-acid sequence MTEKMVDRVVKIANNYKNIRNIAICAHIDHGKTTFSDNLLAGAGMMSEELAGKACLMDFHDDEQERGITIDTASVSMVHTFKGEDYLINLMDTPGHVDFGGDVTRAMRAVDGAVVLCCASEGIMPQTETVLRQALKERVKPVLFINKVDRLIKELQLTPEQMQERFIGIINNVNRLINKIAEEGYGKKWQTEVQNGSVAFGSAYHNWALSIPYMKEKNITFKDIIDAYKAGEDKYKELAKKAPLHEVILNMVINHLPDPVTAQNYRIEKIWHGDIESEDGQALKKCDPNGNLFFTTVKIVVDPQAGEISTGRLYAGTITKGTEVYLNKLKQEGRIQQIFIMNGAKREIVEKIPCGNIIGISGIKSSVGETVTIGESTPFEQITHIFDPVISKSIEAKNPADLPKLVEVLKTVAKEDPTIQIEINEETGENLLHGMGELHLEIIENRIKTEKGVEVKTSPPIVVYREAITKESPEAEGKSPNKHNRFYIKVEPLDDSIYEAMKKGDLPNNKRLKKKDNTIREVLVNCGMDSKIAVKVKGFFNGNIFLDQTRGQVHIGEVIEMILDMFEDVMKKGPLAREPCIKVKVSLMDMKLHEDAIHRGPAQVYPAVRESIRGAMMQARPIVYEPLQTLHIEGPADNMGDISKLIANKRGQLLEMDQEGDLVVAKAKLPVGEMFGWSSELRSATSGRGTSSLIDQSFEKLPEELQEKIINNIKNRKGLTDAQVGV is encoded by the coding sequence ATGACAGAAAAGATGGTTGACAGGGTAGTAAAGATTGCTAATAATTATAAAAATATTAGAAATATCGCTATTTGCGCTCATATTGATCATGGAAAAACAACCTTTTCTGATAATCTATTAGCAGGAGCTGGTATGATGTCAGAAGAATTAGCTGGAAAAGCATGTCTAATGGATTTCCATGACGATGAACAGGAAAGAGGAATAACAATTGACACAGCATCTGTTTCTATGGTTCACACATTTAAAGGAGAAGATTATCTAATAAACCTAATGGATACTCCTGGTCACGTTGATTTTGGAGGAGACGTTACAAGGGCCATGAGAGCAGTTGATGGAGCTGTTGTTTTATGCTGTGCATCAGAAGGAATCATGCCTCAAACAGAAACAGTTCTAAGACAAGCCCTAAAAGAAAGAGTTAAACCGGTTTTATTCATAAATAAAGTTGATAGACTGATTAAAGAGCTGCAACTAACTCCTGAACAAATGCAGGAAAGATTTATTGGCATAATCAATAATGTTAACAGATTAATAAATAAGATTGCAGAAGAAGGATATGGCAAAAAATGGCAAACAGAAGTCCAAAACGGAAGTGTTGCTTTTGGTTCTGCCTACCATAATTGGGCTCTAAGCATACCTTATATGAAGGAAAAAAATATCACATTTAAAGATATTATAGATGCATATAAAGCAGGCGAAGACAAATACAAAGAATTGGCTAAAAAAGCACCACTACATGAAGTTATTCTTAACATGGTTATAAATCATTTACCAGATCCTGTTACTGCTCAGAACTACAGGATAGAAAAAATATGGCATGGAGACATCGAAAGCGAAGATGGACAAGCTTTAAAAAAATGTGATCCAAACGGAAACCTATTTTTCACTACTGTAAAGATTGTTGTTGATCCTCAAGCAGGAGAAATTTCTACAGGAAGATTGTATGCTGGAACTATAACAAAAGGTACAGAAGTTTATCTTAATAAACTAAAACAAGAAGGAAGAATTCAACAAATATTTATTATGAATGGTGCTAAACGTGAAATTGTAGAAAAAATACCGTGTGGTAATATTATAGGTATTAGTGGAATAAAATCATCTGTTGGAGAAACAGTAACAATAGGGGAATCCACCCCATTCGAACAAATTACTCATATATTTGATCCTGTTATAAGTAAATCTATAGAAGCAAAAAATCCTGCAGATTTACCTAAGCTTGTTGAAGTCTTAAAAACAGTTGCAAAAGAAGACCCTACAATACAAATTGAAATAAACGAAGAAACAGGGGAAAACCTTTTACATGGAATGGGTGAACTTCATCTAGAGATCATAGAAAATAGAATAAAAACAGAAAAAGGAGTAGAAGTTAAAACATCTCCTCCAATTGTTGTATATAGGGAAGCAATAACAAAAGAAAGTCCAGAAGCAGAAGGAAAAAGCCCAAATAAACACAACAGATTCTATATTAAAGTTGAACCCCTAGATGATTCAATATATGAAGCAATGAAAAAAGGAGACTTACCTAATAATAAAAGACTCAAGAAAAAAGATAATACAATAAGAGAAGTATTAGTAAACTGTGGAATGGATTCAAAAATAGCAGTTAAAGTAAAAGGATTTTTTAATGGTAATATATTCTTAGATCAAACACGCGGTCAAGTCCATATTGGAGAAGTAATTGAAATGATTCTTGATATGTTTGAAGATGTTATGAAAAAAGGACCTTTGGCTCGTGAACCTTGTATAAAAGTAAAAGTAAGCCTTATGGATATGAAATTACACGAAGACGCAATTCATAGAGGACCTGCTCAAGTCTATCCTGCTGTTAGAGAAAGCATAAGAGGAGCTATGATGCAGGCAAGACCAATCGTATATGAACCTTTACAAACTCTTCATATAGAAGGACCAGCAGATAATATGGGAGATATATCAAAATTAATAGCAAATAAACGTGGTCAGTTATTAGAAATGGACCAAGAAGGAGATTTAGTAGTAGCTAAAGCAAAACTCCCTGTTGGAGAGATGTTCGGATGGAGTTCTGAATTAAGATCAGCAACATCCGGACGTGGAACATCTTCATTAATTGATCAATCATTTGAAAAACTTCCAGAAGAACTTCAGGAAAAGATAATAAATAATATAAAAAACAGAAAAGGATTAACAGACGCCCAGGTTGGTGTTTAA
- a CDS encoding 30S ribosomal protein S13 has protein sequence MVEQKNENKKDFKHVGNKVSENAQKSQDDFRHFVRIANTDLNGNHKIERALTKIKGVGFQFANAVCSTLKIDPNQQTGYLNDETIKRIQELLKDPLKFNIPQWLFNRRKDYETGEDKHILTSDVDFIQDNDLKRMKKIKCYRGVRHMRGLPVRGQRTKSNFRKNKGKGSLGVKKKKGKSGKV, from the coding sequence ATGGTAGAACAAAAAAACGAAAATAAAAAAGACTTCAAACATGTCGGAAACAAAGTTTCTGAGAATGCTCAAAAATCGCAAGATGATTTTCGACATTTTGTTAGAATTGCAAATACAGATCTAAATGGAAACCACAAAATAGAAAGAGCTCTAACAAAAATAAAAGGAGTAGGTTTTCAATTTGCTAATGCAGTCTGTTCAACATTAAAAATAGATCCAAACCAACAAACAGGATATCTAAATGATGAAACTATTAAAAGAATACAAGAACTATTAAAAGATCCTCTAAAATTCAATATTCCTCAGTGGCTTTTTAACAGAAGAAAAGATTATGAGACAGGAGAAGACAAGCATATATTAACTTCTGATGTTGATTTTATTCAAGATAATGATCTAAAACGTATGAAAAAAATTAAATGTTATAGGGGGGTAAGGCACATGAGAGGATTACCTGTCAGAGGCCAAAGAACAAAATCAAACTTTAGAAAAAATAAAGGAAAAGGCAGCCTTGGTGTAAAAAAGAAAAAAGGAAAGTCCGGAAAAGTATAA
- a CDS encoding 30S ribosomal protein S4 yields MGDPRKARKKYKTPSHPWQKARLEEETKLAEEYGLKNKEEIWKMDSFIKNFTNQSKKLVTLVSKQAEKEKLNLIKKLKTLGLLKQNQGFENILNLTIRDVMERRLQTLVHRKGLAKTMKQARQLIIHSHINIGDQRITSPSYLINIDEEKKISFASKSAFSSPDHPERVIKELKAKKKTEEKEEKKPKAEKKEIKKETKPKKEKTEVKEEKKESKKKKNILKKKNQKKTNQKIKNEIK; encoded by the coding sequence ATGGGAGATCCAAGAAAAGCAAGGAAAAAGTATAAAACACCTAGCCATCCATGGCAAAAGGCCAGATTAGAAGAGGAAACAAAGTTAGCAGAAGAATATGGATTGAAAAATAAAGAAGAAATATGGAAGATGGATTCTTTTATAAAAAACTTTACAAACCAAAGTAAAAAATTAGTCACACTTGTATCAAAACAAGCTGAAAAAGAAAAATTAAATTTAATCAAAAAACTAAAAACATTAGGCTTATTAAAACAAAACCAAGGTTTTGAAAATATACTTAATCTAACTATAAGAGATGTTATGGAAAGAAGATTACAAACCCTTGTTCATAGAAAAGGATTAGCAAAAACAATGAAGCAAGCAAGACAATTAATCATTCACTCTCATATAAACATAGGAGATCAGAGAATAACATCCCCTTCTTATCTAATAAATATCGATGAAGAAAAAAAGATAAGCTTTGCTTCAAAAAGCGCTTTCTCAAGTCCAGATCATCCTGAAAGGGTTATTAAAGAACTTAAAGCAAAAAAGAAAACAGAAGAAAAGGAAGAAAAAAAACCAAAAGCTGAGAAAAAAGAAATAAAGAAAGAAACAAAACCAAAAAAAGAGAAAACAGAAGTAAAAGAAGAAAAGAAAGAGTCAAAAAAGAAGAAAAACATATTAAAGAAAAAAAATCAAAAAAAGACGAACCAAAAGATAAAAAATGAGATCAAATAA